The following are encoded in a window of Rosa chinensis cultivar Old Blush chromosome 4, RchiOBHm-V2, whole genome shotgun sequence genomic DNA:
- the LOC112196523 gene encoding uncharacterized protein LOC112196523 isoform X5: MANPNGAAVKEKPDDLEITSIGSLYSGPWDKKYWSSSRGKDRYPYPIGYGAVRAHNGSTHKMEIQEGPKGPLFSIIAADGQSCSGQTPDIAWEKFQKKCFPRTKIWHGKRFSCKIDGVEFFGFKNPFVQRLLRELAADVNGAAEQSLLPSSSSNGASRTDIDNRSPEAYSDLGRPQITGKRSRKRESGNAKSSSRTGINKTTTEDLVSISEALSPIKGSKRHCNNGNPMPSLNEEHDIPAVLPPLVHLVPVHQEESEISAKDHLPLDSVGFFNHLSKDNIPEDSNGPGKCKATPAAINMSVDERKPVDRSQGTKMEDISFPMATNDQYVDATIPQDCQGLTDVELFAPDTLDFTQDKTADSSSTIQLFAPDTLDSEGNDCHYLNADKNADSSSTIQDRSTMDVVIADGLTESHPEEETPTVKSNASSQNIDFDSVGQEMAKSMMTFLLPQAIPLLNKGSRKKKGSGIPSEVLPFTVKSQKESNETTAPSPGLMPSNKDAKGKKMHTQSTDIGPIAPTKSIIPDSLDDDQNGDHVSNHLISLSDKAEPDQHNSDGAFPMNSHGHLVSSNEHSHHLAANEHGHLLAANEYNKLIDDQQETRGSKDACPSKEVGMASTGRLQECGQYILESLPVRATPYRKVFSEEITEKFHIDECPVGITLSSKNMNETAVDPTKETLQVGSSDDNSNIRDSFCAEAKIVGRSSLNAEKPSMNSKAVLNSIGPAVLQDQALLVGEKDTSYFHDLFVSHLENQVDKNVVDHENLLQFKDSETSHKQGPSFSCDPNSIPFGSDLKPHNMELNNGLVGILEFVGCYTHPVPVLSVLLSTKGNHIYICVLCGLLVGKDISLFIYKVDIEEPKVGHPSLVGHTSVTLPDLTDYFGGMALGRSCLQLTPDGQCLVLLDSIKTPFCRQGKTHCLCTTCASSYSEENAVKIVQVKLGYVSLVARLKAVESQRCILVCEPSNLVSVGKTGRLHLWVMDSTWSAQMEYMVMPSEDCISPGIVELKRIPNCTHLIVGHNGYGEFSLWDIFKRILVSRFSVPSASICQFFPISLFAWQMNFPVSSHFDMEEHVNQIMASTSKKQFLSEGEDVAVCLLVSSSDFDAQQDYESGDCHPNPVGRWRLALMVKNTVIFGTALDSRASVIGASAGLGICGTCDGLVYMWELSSGTKLGTMHHFKGGGVSCISTDDSRSGAVAIAGDNQVLVYLRSRKYSVN, from the exons ATGGCGAACCCTAACGGCGCCGCCGTCAAAGAGAAACCAGACGATCTGGAAATCACCTCCATCGGTTCCCTCTACTCCGGCCCTTGGGACAAGAAGTACTGGAGCTCCTCTAGG GGGAAGGATCGATATCCGTATCCGATTGGGTATGGAGCTGTTCGAGCTCATAATGGGAGTACACATAAAATGGAAATTCAAGAGGGTCCTAAAGGACCTTTATTTTCG ATTATTGCTGCCGATGGACAATCATGCTCCGGGCAAACCCCAGATATTGCTTGGGAGAAATTCCAGAAGAAATGCTTTCCCCGCACGAAGATTTGGCATGGGAAGAGATTTTCGTGCAAGAtagatggtgtggag TTTTTTGGGTTTAAAAATCCATTTGTCCAGAGGCTACTTCGGGAGCTGGCAGCAGATGTTAACGGAGCAGCAGAGCAAAGTTTGTTACCCTCGAGCTCCTCCAATGGAGCTTCTAGAACAGACATTGATAACCGCTCCCCAGAGGCATATTCAGACTTGGGAAGACCACAAATCACAGGGAAGAGAAGTAGGAAGCGTGAAAGTGGAAATGCAAAGTCATCCAGTCGGACAGGCATAAATAAGACTACAACTGAAGATCTGGTATCCATTTCTGAAGCTTTGAGTCCAATAAAAGGGAGTAAGAGACATTGTAATAATGGGAATCCCATGCCTTCTTTAAATGAAGAACACGATATACCAGCAGTGTTGCCACCATTAGTGCATTTAGTACCGGTTCATCAAGAAGAGAGTGAGATTTCAGCCAAAGATCATTTGCCATTGGATTCTGTTGGCTTCTTCAATCATCTCAGCAAGGATAATATCCCTGAAGATTCAAATGGTCCTGGAAAATGTAAAGCCACTCCAGCAGCCATCAACATGTCTGTGGATGAAAGAAAACCT GTTGATAGGTCTCAGGGTACCAAGATGGAAGACATTAGTTTTCCAATGGCAACAAATGACCAATATGTAGATGCTACAATTCCACAAGATTGCCAAGGTCTTACTGATGTTGAACTTTTTGCTCCTGATACCTTAGATTTTACACAAG ACAAAACAGCAGATTCGTCTTCAACTATCCAACTGTTTGCGCCTGATACCTTAGATTCAGAAG GTAATGATTGCCACTACTTAAATGCAGATAAAAATGCGGATTCTTCTTCAACTATCCAAGATAGAAGCACCATGGATGTGGTCATTGCTGATGGGCTGACTGAATCACATCCGGAAGAAGAAACGCCCActgttaaatcaaatgcaagTTCCCAGaatattgattttgattcagTTGGTCAGGAAATGGCAAAGTCCATGATGACATTTCTTCTTCCACAAGCCATTCCACTCCTCAATAAGGGCTCTAGGAAGAAAAAGGGTTCTGGTATCCCTTCAGAAGTTCTGCCTTTTACAGTGAAATCTCAGAAGGAAAGCAATGAAACCACTGCTCCATCCCCTG GTTTAATGCCTTCCAATAAAGATGCAAAGGGGAAAAAGATGCATACCCAATCTACTGATATTGGTCCAATTGCTCCAACAAAGTCTATTATTCCTGACAGTTTAGATGATGATCAAAATGGTGACCACGTATCCAATCACTTGATATCTTTGTCTGATAAGGCTGAACCTGATCAGCATAATTCTGATGGTGCATTCCCTATGAATAGTCATGGACATCTTGTTTCCAGCAATGAGCATAGTCATCATCTTGCTGCCAATGAGCATGGACATCTTCTTGCTGCCAATGAGTATAACAAATTGATAGATGATCAGCAAGAGACCAGAGGAAGCAAGGATGCATGTCCGTCTAAGGAAGTGGGCATGGCTTCAACTGGGAGGCTTCAGGAATGTGGTCAGTACATACTTGAGTCTCTTCCAGTTCGTGCAACTCCATATAGAAAAGTCTTTTCTGAAGAAATCACGGAGAAGTTCCATATCGATGAATGCCCAGTAGGTATTACTCTCAGTTCTAAGAATATGAATGAAACTGCAGTTGATCCTACCAAAG AAACTCTGCAGGTGGGTTCTTCTGATGACAATTCAAATATAAGGGATTCATTTTGTGCTGAAGCCAAGATTGTTGGACGCTCCAGTTTGAATGCAGAGAAACCTTCGATGAACTCTAAAGCTGTATTAAACAGCATAGGTCCAGCTGTATTACAAGATCAAGCATTATTAGTTGGTGAGAAAGATACTTCATACTTTCACGATTTGTTTGTCTCACATTTAGAAAACCAGGTTGACAAGAATGTGGTTGACCATGAAAACCTCCTACAGTTCAAAGACTCTGAAACATCTCATAAACAAGGGCCGAGTTTCAGTTGTGATCCCAATAGCATTCCATTTGGTTCAGATTTGAAGCCTCACAATATGGAACTTAATAATGGGCTAGTGGGAATTCTTGAGTTTGTGGGATGCTATACCCATCCTGTTCCGGTTTTGTCAGTGTTGTTGAGCACAAAGGGAAATCACATTTACATTTGTGTTTTATGTGGCCTACTGGTTGGTAAGGACATCAGCCTGTTCATCTACAAGGTAGACATTGAGGAACCGAAGGTTGGACACCCTTCTCTTGTTGGTCACACATCAGTAACTTTGCCGGATCTAACCGATTATTTTGGTGGA ATGGCTTTGGGAAGATCCTGTCTACAATTGACCCCAGATGGACAGTGTCTTGTTTTACTTGACAGTATTAAAACTCCTTTCTGCAG GCAAGGAAAAACCCATTGTCTGTGCACCACATGTGCGTCAAGCTACTCTGAGGAGAATGCTGTTAAGATTGTCCAAGTAAAACTTGGTTATGTTTCATTAGTGGCAAGATTGAAAGCAGTAGAGAGTCAAAGATGTATATTGGTTTGTGAACCTAGCAATCTTGTTTCTGTTGGAAAGACTGGGAGACTGCATTTGTGGGTCATGGATTCAACATGGAG TGCACAAATGGAATATATGGTTATGCCATCTGAAGATTGCATCTCCCCTGGCATAGTGGAGTTGAAGAGAATTCCAAATTGTACTCATCTAATTGTCGGCCATAATGGTTACGGTGAATTCAGTTTATG ggatATTTTTAAACGCATCCTTGTGTCAAGGTTCTCGGTACCAAGTGCTTCAATTTGTCAATTTTTTCCTATCAGTTTGTTTGCTTGGCAAATGAATTTCCCTGTTTCTAGCCACTTTGATATGGAAGAACATGTCAATCAAATTATGGCTTCAACATCGAAGAAACAATTTTTGTCTGAAGGGGAAGATGTTGCTGTATGTCTTCTTGTTTCATCTTCTGATTTTGATGCTCAACAAGACTATGAATCAGGTGACTGCCACCCAAATCCAGTTGGACGGTGGAGGCTAGCTCTCATGGTGAAAAATACGGTGATCTTTGGAACTGCATTGGATTCAAG GGCTTCTGTCATCGGTGCTTCCGCTGGACTAGGGATCTGTGGTACTTGTGATGGACTTGTGTATATGTGGGAGCTATCTTCAGGAACTAAGCTTGGCACCATGCATCATTTTAAAG GTGGCGGTGTTTCATGTATTTCTACTGATGATTCAAGGTCAGGTGCCGTGGCCATAGCCGGGGACAATCAAGTGTTGGTTTATCTGCGCTCCAGAAAATATTCTGTAAACTGA